Genomic segment of Clostridia bacterium:
CCGCAGGCGGCCCCTGCCGCCGGCACCAAAGTGGTGGCACCTATGCCCGGCTTGGTGTTGGGCTTCAAGGTGGAGAACGGCGCGACCGTCAAGAAAGATCAGCCCATTATGATATTGGAAGCTATGAAAATGGAAAACGATATCGTGGCGCCTTGCGACGGCGTGGTGACTTTCCAACAAGCCAAGGGCACTACGGTGGATACCGGCGCGGTGTTGGCGGTGATCGGCTAAACGGAGGGCGGTATGTTGCAAATGATTTTGGGGGCGGGCAACCAATGGGTTGACAGCCTTAACAAATTGTGGCACAGCACGGGGCTGGTGAATATCGCAAGCTCGGGCTTTTGGCTGAATATCGTGATGATGCTCATTGCGTGCGTCTTGATGTTTTTGGCCATCGTCAAGAAGTTCGAGCCTATGCTCCTGCTGCCCATCGCGTTCGGTATGTTCCTCATCAATATTCCGGGCGCGTACGAGGTGCTGTTCGGTACCAAGGGATACGTCATTACGGACGCCGCGGGCGGGGTGATCGCTTCGGCGACGATGGAGCAGTTGATACAGACCTACCCCTTCCTTTCGGCGGATATGTTCGTGGGCGATTACAGCGCGGTGGTGCAGGCCTTTGCGACCAACGCGGGGGGTAACGTGGCCTGGGAAAGCGTGACCGTGGCTTCGCAGATCGTGGCGAATAAGGGCTTGTTCTACTACCTCTACAAGGGTGTGGATTGGGTCATCTTCCCGCCCCTTATCTTCCTCGGCATCGGCGCGATGACCGACTTCGGACCGCTCATCGCCAACCCCAAGAGTTTGCTGTTGGGCGCGGCGGCGCAGGTGGGTATCATCGTGGCCTTTTTCTTGTCCGTGTTGGTGGGATTTACGCCCGAACAAGCCGCGAGCATCGGCATTATCGGCGGCGCGGACGGCCCCACGGCCATCTATTTGACGAGCAAATTGGCCTCGGATATGGTGCCCGTGATCGCCATCGCGGCGTACAGTTATATGGCGCTTATCCCCGTGATACAGCCGCCTATCATGAAGTTGCTGACCACTAAGAAAGAGCGTATGATCCGCATGGACCAACTGCGCACGGTGTCCAAGACCGAGAAGATCATCTTCCCCATCGTGGTGACCGCTTTGGTGGGCGTGCTGTTGCCGTCGGCGTTGCCTTTGCTGGGTATGCTGATGCTCGGCAACCTGATGAAAGAGTCGGGCGTGGTA
This window contains:
- a CDS encoding acetyl-CoA carboxylase biotin carboxyl carrier protein subunit — translated: MRKFNVTVNGKQYQVEVEEIGEGLAQSATPAAATAPVQPKAAPAPQAAPAAGTKVVAPMPGLVLGFKVENGATVKKDQPIMILEAMKMENDIVAPCDGVVTFQQAKGTTVDTGAVLAVIG
- a CDS encoding sodium ion-translocating decarboxylase subunit beta, with amino-acid sequence MILGAGNQWVDSLNKLWHSTGLVNIASSGFWLNIVMMLIACVLMFLAIVKKFEPMLLLPIAFGMFLINIPGAYEVLFGTKGYVITDAAGGVIASATMEQLIQTYPFLSADMFVGDYSAVVQAFATNAGGNVAWESVTVASQIVANKGLFYYLYKGVDWVIFPPLIFLGIGAMTDFGPLIANPKSLLLGAAAQVGIIVAFFLSVLVGFTPEQAASIGIIGGADGPTAIYLTSKLASDMVPVIAIAAYSYMALIPVIQPPIMKLLTTKKERMIRMDQLRTVSKTEKIIFPIVVTALVGVLLPSALPLLGMLMLGNLMKESGVVPRLTKTASNELINIITIMLGVVVGSKTYAQTFLTFDTLKIIVLGVVAFAFGTAGGVLLGKLMSKLSKGKINPLIGAAGVSAVPMAARVAQDVGAKEDPQNYLLMHAMGPNVAGVIGSAVAAGVLLAIFG